One Gloeobacter morelensis MG652769 DNA window includes the following coding sequences:
- a CDS encoding TIGR04255 family protein, which translates to MARDFPPLHLLKSPLVYVLAQAVFSPVLRMDRFVPEIQERMRRSGYVGFIQDQRQQLVFTPEPSIQPFTRWIFSNRENTQAVVLSQNFVVLETSRYDRFETFVEDLWVAFSTIAKVAEPALVERLGLRYIDVIAPGPGESFSDYLRPALLGLSAEELGAANLATQYEATGSTDAGQLVLRLSQPVDETLLPADLFSSQLRFSTPSLKPGTYTILDVDNFVTGQFDFVAEPLLDRFWQLHRYADRAFRNSVTEKALQIWQAQPVPTTA; encoded by the coding sequence ATGGCTCGGGATTTTCCGCCTCTCCACCTCTTGAAGTCGCCACTGGTGTACGTGCTTGCCCAGGCGGTGTTTTCTCCCGTGCTGCGCATGGACCGCTTTGTACCCGAGATCCAGGAGCGGATGCGCCGCAGCGGCTACGTTGGGTTCATCCAGGACCAGCGCCAGCAGCTGGTGTTCACCCCGGAGCCCAGCATCCAGCCATTTACCCGCTGGATTTTCTCGAATCGGGAGAACACCCAGGCGGTTGTCCTATCCCAGAACTTCGTCGTTCTCGAAACAAGCCGATACGACCGGTTCGAGACTTTTGTGGAAGACCTCTGGGTTGCCTTCTCCACCATCGCGAAAGTCGCGGAGCCAGCCCTGGTGGAGCGGCTTGGTCTGAGGTATATCGACGTGATCGCCCCCGGTCCCGGGGAATCATTCAGCGACTACCTACGGCCAGCCCTGCTCGGGTTGTCAGCCGAGGAACTGGGAGCAGCAAATCTTGCAACCCAGTACGAGGCCACCGGTTCTACGGACGCGGGGCAACTGGTGCTGAGGCTTTCGCAGCCGGTTGATGAAACTCTACTGCCCGCGGACCTGTTCAGTTCCCAGCTCAGGTTCAGTACACCTTCCCTGAAACCTGGGACTTATACGATCCTGGACGTGGACAATTTTGTCACCGGGCAGTTTGATTTTGTTGCGGAGCCGCTGCTCGATCGCTTCTGGCAGCTCCATCGGTACGCTGACCGAGCATTTCGCAATAGTGTGACAGAGAAGGCACTGCAGATCTGGCAAGCCCAACCGGTACCCACCACTGCCTAG
- the crtW gene encoding beta-carotene ketolase CrtW, which yields MRGSAVKERSSEGVAGGVITHKSDSSSLWWALVIIGLWIFSFAAALRLPLGELSLQAVIGVVVLRTFLHTGLFITAHDAMHRTVFPSNYRINDWLGTAAVGLYAFLPYRELLIKHQLHHRFPATGKDPDYHDGEHSGFFRWYLKFMKDYMESRNTPFLIAGMAVVFVVCTWLMGVPLVNLALFWLLPLVLSSLQLFYFGTYLPHRQPDGGYRNRHRATSNRLSSFWSFVSCYHFGYHWEHHEYPLVPWHRLPEARR from the coding sequence ATGCGTGGCTCGGCGGTAAAGGAACGTTCTTCGGAGGGGGTTGCCGGAGGGGTTATCACCCACAAGAGCGATTCTTCCAGCCTCTGGTGGGCTCTGGTGATTATCGGCCTGTGGATCTTCAGTTTCGCCGCGGCACTGCGCTTACCCCTTGGTGAGTTATCGCTGCAAGCCGTCATCGGCGTGGTGGTACTGAGAACCTTTCTGCACACGGGTCTGTTTATTACTGCCCACGACGCGATGCACCGAACCGTGTTTCCCAGCAATTACCGCATCAACGATTGGCTGGGCACCGCCGCCGTCGGTCTGTACGCCTTTTTGCCCTACCGCGAACTGCTGATTAAACACCAGTTGCACCACCGCTTTCCAGCCACCGGCAAAGACCCCGACTACCACGACGGCGAGCACAGTGGCTTCTTTCGGTGGTACTTGAAATTTATGAAAGACTACATGGAGAGCCGAAACACCCCGTTTTTGATCGCGGGCATGGCTGTGGTGTTCGTGGTGTGCACCTGGCTGATGGGCGTTCCGCTCGTCAACCTTGCACTGTTCTGGCTGTTGCCGCTGGTGCTCAGTTCCTTGCAGTTGTTCTACTTTGGCACCTACTTGCCCCACCGCCAACCCGACGGCGGCTACCGCAACCGCCACCGGGCCACCAGCAACCGCCTTTCGAGCTTCTGGTCGTTTGTCAGCTGCTACCACTTCGGGTACCACTGGGAGCACCACGAATACCCGCTCGTTCCCTGGCACCGGCTGCCCGAGGCTCGCCGCTAA
- the def gene encoding peptide deformylase, whose amino-acid sequence MYEIVKAGDPVLRLAARPLSSDEIQGEAIQQLIAAMAERMREAPGVGLAAPQVGVSVQLVVIEDRPEYIERLNDAERREREREPVPLHVLINPVLSVEGEKSAVFFEGCLSIPGYQGRVARARAVRVEALDERATPLTIRAHGWYARILQHEIDHLNGILCVDRMDLRTLTTLENYDRYWRAGR is encoded by the coding sequence GTGTACGAAATCGTCAAAGCCGGAGATCCGGTGCTGCGTCTGGCAGCCAGGCCCTTGAGCAGCGATGAGATCCAAGGCGAAGCGATCCAGCAGCTGATCGCCGCGATGGCTGAGCGGATGCGCGAGGCACCCGGGGTGGGCCTCGCCGCCCCCCAGGTGGGAGTCTCGGTGCAACTGGTGGTCATCGAGGATCGCCCCGAGTACATCGAGCGGCTCAACGATGCGGAGCGGCGCGAGCGGGAGCGCGAGCCGGTGCCCTTGCACGTGCTCATCAACCCCGTGCTGAGCGTGGAAGGTGAAAAATCGGCCGTTTTTTTTGAGGGTTGCCTGAGCATTCCCGGTTACCAGGGACGGGTGGCCCGGGCGCGGGCAGTGCGGGTCGAAGCCCTGGATGAGCGGGCCACGCCGCTGACTATCCGGGCGCACGGCTGGTACGCCCGCATCCTCCAGCACGAGATCGATCACCTCAACGGAATACTGTGCGTGGATCGCATGGATCTTCGCACCCTGACCACCCTCGAAAATTACGACCGCTACTGGCGGGCCGGGCGCTAA
- a CDS encoding ABC transporter ATP-binding protein encodes MTASTRPLICLEGVSKVFMTDEVETRALSQVDLEICTGEYVAIAGPSGCGKSTLLAILGLLDSPSEGTYRLRGQLVQSLDLVERSRIRNREIGFIFQSFNLIGDLTVAENVELPLTYRGLSETERKKRVAQALGRVEMSHRLGHYPAQLSGGQQQRVAVARALAGSPGILLADEPTGNLDSANGQAVMDLLGELHRGGATICMVTHDPRFAGYAERTIHLLDGRVVQADEASMARSRAMGG; translated from the coding sequence ATGACCGCATCTACTCGGCCGCTCATTTGCCTCGAAGGGGTGAGCAAAGTGTTCATGACCGACGAGGTCGAGACCCGCGCCCTCTCGCAGGTCGATCTCGAAATTTGCACCGGCGAATACGTCGCCATCGCCGGCCCTTCCGGCTGCGGCAAATCGACGCTTCTGGCAATTTTGGGCCTGCTCGATTCGCCCAGCGAAGGCACGTATCGGTTGCGCGGCCAGTTGGTGCAGAGTCTGGACTTGGTCGAGCGTTCGCGCATCCGCAACCGTGAAATCGGATTTATTTTTCAGAGCTTCAATCTGATTGGCGATCTGACCGTCGCCGAGAATGTCGAACTGCCGCTCACCTACCGGGGCCTCAGCGAGACGGAGCGCAAAAAGCGGGTCGCCCAGGCGCTGGGTCGCGTCGAGATGTCCCACCGTCTGGGGCACTATCCGGCGCAACTGTCGGGCGGCCAGCAGCAGCGCGTCGCCGTCGCCCGCGCCCTGGCCGGGTCGCCGGGCATTCTACTGGCGGACGAGCCGACGGGCAACCTCGACTCGGCCAACGGCCAGGCGGTGATGGATTTGCTGGGCGAGTTGCACCGGGGCGGGGCCACCATCTGCATGGTCACCCACGACCCGCGCTTCGCCGGTTACGCCGAGCGCACCATCCACCTGCTCGACGGCCGGGTGGTCCAGGCCGACGAAGCATCGATGGCCAGATCGCGGGCGATGGGCGGCTAG
- a CDS encoding efflux RND transporter periplasmic adaptor subunit → MQSDFRQAELQRQVNDDLARQGLIGSLQAKLSTVKAEELATRWKLEKQRSEIAVDARRAQIAVQTTKVEQLRTLAQLRNSQVAALKVRAGMSGVLQQLPLEVGQRVAPGTNLARVADPKTLKAEVKIAETQAKDILLGQSALIDTHNGTAAGRVRRIDPAVVGGTVTVEVGLVGTLPKGARPDLSVDGTIELERVADVLYIGRPAFGGESSSVSLFKLTEDGTEAVRVPVRLGKGSVSTIEVLSGLTVGERAILSDMSAQDRFDRIRLQ, encoded by the coding sequence GTGCAGTCGGATTTTCGCCAGGCCGAATTGCAGCGGCAGGTCAACGACGATCTGGCCCGCCAGGGGCTCATCGGCAGCCTGCAAGCAAAGCTCTCGACCGTCAAAGCCGAGGAGTTGGCCACCCGTTGGAAGCTCGAAAAACAGCGCTCTGAGATTGCCGTGGACGCCAGGCGTGCCCAGATTGCAGTGCAAACCACCAAAGTCGAGCAGCTGCGCACGCTCGCACAGCTGCGCAATAGCCAGGTGGCAGCTCTCAAAGTGCGCGCCGGGATGAGCGGCGTGCTCCAGCAATTGCCCCTCGAAGTAGGCCAGCGGGTGGCGCCGGGTACCAATCTGGCCCGGGTGGCCGATCCGAAGACCCTCAAGGCGGAGGTGAAGATCGCCGAGACCCAGGCGAAGGACATTCTGCTCGGTCAAAGCGCGCTCATCGACACCCATAACGGCACGGCGGCGGGCCGGGTGCGCCGCATCGACCCGGCGGTGGTGGGCGGCACGGTGACGGTGGAAGTGGGCCTGGTGGGGACGCTCCCTAAGGGTGCCAGGCCGGATCTGAGCGTGGACGGCACCATCGAGCTGGAGCGCGTCGCCGATGTGCTCTACATCGGCCGGCCCGCTTTTGGGGGCGAATCGTCCTCTGTGAGTCTCTTCAAGCTCACAGAGGACGGCACGGAGGCGGTGCGGGTGCCGGTGCGCCTCGGCAAGGGCTCGGTGAGCACCATCGAGGTGCTCTCGGGGCTCACGGTCGGAGAGCGGGCCATCCTCTCCGACATGTCCGCCCAAGACCGCTTCGATCGCATCCGTCTACAGTAA
- a CDS encoding IS982 family transposase → MPSLEALFCHVDDFCQRFEPLWQQQLLDDGLRHRRRPRRLCLSEILTILIAFHQSAYRHFKAFYTEMVCAYWRSAFPGLVSYARFVEWMPSTLMPLSAYLRHCFGPCTGISFIDSTPLAVCHVRRVHAHKVFVGLAAWGKSSVGWFYGFKLHLVVNERGELLAMSVTAGNTDDRKPVPELLKDLHGKVFGDRGYISSKLGRQLREELGMALITKLRRKMTNRLMVMTDKLLLRKRGIIEAINDQLKNISQIEHTRHRSEVNFLVNLVCGLIAYCHKPNKPSVASDADQLNA, encoded by the coding sequence ATGCCCAGTCTAGAAGCGCTCTTTTGCCATGTCGATGACTTCTGCCAACGCTTCGAACCGCTCTGGCAGCAACAATTGCTCGACGATGGCCTGCGACACAGGCGACGGCCACGCCGACTCTGCCTCAGCGAAATCCTGACGATTCTGATTGCTTTTCACCAATCCGCCTACCGCCACTTCAAGGCCTTCTACACCGAAATGGTCTGCGCTTACTGGCGAAGCGCTTTTCCTGGACTGGTCAGCTACGCGCGCTTCGTCGAGTGGATGCCCTCTACCCTTATGCCGCTCAGTGCCTACCTGCGCCACTGTTTTGGCCCCTGCACCGGCATCAGTTTTATCGATTCGACTCCACTTGCCGTCTGCCATGTGCGCCGCGTCCACGCCCACAAAGTCTTTGTCGGTCTGGCCGCCTGGGGCAAAAGCTCGGTGGGCTGGTTTTACGGCTTCAAGCTGCACTTGGTGGTCAATGAGCGCGGCGAATTGCTGGCGATGAGCGTGACGGCTGGGAACACTGACGATCGCAAGCCTGTGCCTGAACTGCTCAAAGACTTGCACGGCAAAGTGTTTGGCGACCGCGGCTACATCAGCAGCAAGCTTGGCAGGCAATTGCGCGAGGAGCTGGGCATGGCGCTGATCACCAAGTTGCGGCGCAAGATGACCAATCGGCTGATGGTGATGACGGACAAACTGCTGTTGCGCAAGCGCGGGATCATCGAAGCAATCAATGACCAGTTGAAGAACATTTCGCAGATAGAGCACACCCGCCATCGCAGCGAAGTGAATTTTTTGGTGAACCTGGTGTGTGGGTTGATTGCCTACTGCCACAAACCGAACAAGCCGTCGGTGGCGTCTGATGCCGACCAGCTCAATGCTTAA
- a CDS encoding ABC transporter permease — MMRRSPGLTLAAIVTLALGIGANTAVFSVVNAVLLRPFPFYQPERLVMIDSKLDGQEGYTVSYPDYLDYREGSRGLAASALYVRIGQTLTEPNKAPEQLSALVIGAAFLDVLGVKPALGRNFLPEDDIAGNRSVILGHALWQKRFGGDPAIVGKSLILDGRPHTVVGVMSEEFTVSRGEKLYTSLGSWITPGRDPKLGLSDPWDRNNHLGLVMVARLAPGVAPLQVEAELTARAAQLERQYPDSNRGVSAYITALEEFYQGEARPTLRILMGAVVFVLLIAVANVANLQIARAAVRRREIAIRLALGAGRGRIVRQLLTENLVLATAGGLAGLLLAWAALPWLTSLLSGTMFRADRVSIDPMVLLFTFAIALGSGVLFGLVPAWTASRSRLAEVLKESSRSTAGLGRRRLRGALIVAEVGLALVLLSGAGLMVQSFFNLRGVPLGFETDGVLTGSFVLPERHYPNGDAQRRFVRDLIEGVRALPGVRTAAVTVVAPLSGFQSQTKFKIFGRPLREEPMADYLGGSPDLFRALAIPLVAGRYFNELDKPASPQVIIINDVMAERYFAGRSPLGQKLSIEGYDGWLTIVGVVGSIRQNDLREQPHPQIYRPYAQDPWPYLSVLLKSDRDPQALAGELRRTIQAIDPDQPVTSVRPLSAAVDDAVRRPLLTASLFAVFAVIALINAAVGIYGVLSQAVTERTGEIGVRMALGATAGDITRMILRQGGTLVAVGLAAGLAASVFLGDLLGSFVFGLSATDARTLGAIALLLGSVALLACYLPARRATRVDPMVALRHE; from the coding sequence ATGATGCGCCGCAGCCCCGGCCTGACGCTGGCGGCGATTGTCACTTTGGCTTTGGGGATCGGGGCGAACACGGCGGTCTTCAGCGTCGTGAACGCCGTGCTGCTGCGCCCTTTTCCCTTTTACCAGCCGGAGCGGCTGGTGATGATTGATTCGAAGCTCGATGGTCAGGAGGGGTACACGGTGAGCTATCCGGACTACCTCGACTACCGCGAGGGCAGCCGTGGCCTCGCCGCCAGCGCTCTTTACGTGCGGATCGGCCAGACGCTCACCGAGCCCAACAAAGCGCCGGAGCAGCTGTCGGCCCTGGTGATTGGGGCCGCGTTTCTGGACGTGCTCGGGGTCAAACCAGCCCTGGGCCGCAATTTTCTGCCCGAGGACGATATCGCCGGCAACCGCAGCGTCATTTTGGGCCACGCACTGTGGCAGAAGCGCTTCGGGGGCGATCCGGCTATCGTCGGCAAAAGCCTCATCCTGGATGGCCGGCCCCACACCGTGGTTGGGGTAATGTCCGAGGAGTTTACGGTTTCCCGTGGCGAAAAGCTTTATACCTCCCTGGGTTCGTGGATCACGCCGGGCCGCGATCCCAAGTTGGGATTGTCGGATCCGTGGGATCGCAACAACCACCTCGGGCTGGTGATGGTGGCCCGCCTCGCGCCGGGGGTCGCCCCGCTGCAGGTCGAGGCCGAACTGACCGCCCGCGCCGCCCAGCTGGAGCGCCAGTACCCCGACAGCAACCGCGGCGTGAGCGCCTATATCACTGCGCTGGAGGAATTCTACCAGGGCGAGGCGCGGCCGACGTTGCGGATATTGATGGGGGCGGTCGTCTTCGTGCTGCTGATTGCCGTGGCGAATGTCGCCAATTTGCAGATCGCCCGCGCCGCCGTCCGCCGCCGCGAAATCGCCATTCGCCTCGCTTTGGGAGCCGGTCGAGGGCGGATTGTGCGGCAGTTGCTCACCGAGAATCTGGTACTTGCCACAGCCGGTGGGCTCGCGGGATTGCTGCTTGCCTGGGCGGCGCTGCCCTGGCTGACCAGCCTGCTGTCGGGGACGATGTTTCGGGCAGACCGCGTCTCGATCGATCCGATGGTGCTGCTGTTTACCTTCGCCATCGCCCTGGGATCCGGAGTCCTCTTCGGGCTGGTTCCCGCCTGGACCGCTTCGCGCTCCCGGCTGGCGGAGGTGCTCAAAGAAAGCAGTCGTTCAACCGCCGGGCTTGGCCGCCGCCGGTTGCGCGGGGCGCTCATCGTCGCCGAAGTCGGTCTGGCGCTGGTGCTACTCAGCGGAGCGGGATTGATGGTGCAGAGTTTTTTCAACCTGCGCGGCGTCCCTCTTGGTTTTGAGACCGACGGGGTGCTTACAGGCAGCTTCGTGCTGCCCGAGCGGCATTACCCGAACGGCGATGCCCAGCGCCGCTTCGTGCGCGATCTCATCGAAGGGGTGCGCGCTTTACCTGGGGTGCGCACGGCCGCCGTCACCGTGGTCGCGCCTTTATCCGGATTCCAGAGTCAAACCAAATTCAAAATTTTCGGCCGCCCGCTGCGCGAGGAGCCGATGGCCGACTATCTGGGGGGCAGCCCGGATCTGTTTCGGGCTCTCGCTATTCCGCTGGTGGCCGGGCGCTACTTCAACGAGCTGGATAAGCCGGCATCTCCCCAGGTGATCATCATCAACGACGTGATGGCTGAGCGCTACTTTGCAGGCCGCTCGCCCCTCGGGCAGAAGCTATCTATTGAGGGCTACGACGGCTGGCTCACGATCGTGGGGGTGGTAGGCTCCATCCGCCAGAACGATCTGCGCGAGCAGCCCCACCCCCAGATCTACCGGCCCTACGCCCAGGATCCGTGGCCTTACCTCTCGGTCCTCCTCAAAAGCGATCGCGATCCGCAGGCCCTGGCAGGCGAGTTGCGGCGCACGATCCAGGCCATCGACCCGGACCAGCCGGTGACCAGCGTGCGCCCGCTTTCTGCAGCCGTTGATGACGCCGTGCGCCGTCCTCTGCTCACCGCCAGCCTGTTTGCGGTGTTCGCCGTGATTGCCCTGATCAATGCTGCCGTCGGCATCTACGGGGTGCTCAGCCAGGCGGTCACCGAGCGCACCGGCGAAATCGGCGTGCGTATGGCCCTGGGAGCCACCGCCGGGGACATCACCCGGATGATCTTGCGGCAGGGCGGCACCCTGGTGGCCGTCGGACTGGCGGCAGGTCTTGCCGCTTCTGTTTTCCTGGGCGACCTGCTGGGCAGCTTCGTCTTCGGCCTGAGCGCCACCGATGCGCGCACCCTGGGCGCTATCGCCCTGCTATTGGGATCGGTGGCGCTGTTGGCCTGCTACCTGCCCGCCCGCCGCGCCACCCGCGTCGATCCGATGGTGGCGCTGCGCCACGAATAG
- a CDS encoding GNAT family N-acetyltransferase: MSDFALEVTLREITRENLRSILRLKVALHQEQFVASNAVSLAEAHFEPELPWFRAIYAGEVPVGFLMLEYNAEEQFYFLWRLMLDERYQKHGYGRRALELLFAYVKTLPNADALYTSCVPAEGGPGPFYEKMGFVYTAEEEDGELYMRRTL; encoded by the coding sequence ATGTCCGATTTCGCTCTCGAAGTCACGCTGCGCGAGATTACCAGAGAGAACTTGAGGAGTATTCTCCGCTTAAAAGTCGCTCTCCATCAGGAGCAGTTCGTGGCGTCCAATGCTGTATCCCTTGCAGAGGCGCACTTTGAGCCGGAGCTTCCCTGGTTTCGCGCCATCTACGCAGGCGAAGTACCAGTGGGATTTCTGATGCTGGAATATAACGCCGAGGAGCAATTTTACTTCCTTTGGCGGTTGATGCTCGATGAGCGATACCAGAAGCATGGCTATGGGCGGCGAGCATTGGAGTTACTCTTCGCGTACGTCAAGACTCTTCCCAATGCGGATGCACTCTATACCAGTTGTGTGCCAGCCGAAGGCGGCCCCGGCCCGTTCTATGAGAAGATGGGTTTTGTCTATACCGCAGAGGAAGAGGACGGCGAGCTGTACATGCGGCGCACGTTGTGA
- a CDS encoding cytochrome b has translation MAASRSAARNWLWVVHWVMAISFVILFATGMIMTELPREVAYRPSLYSFHKSMGVLILFLVGARILVMIRSLAPARPKNWLPVAALHTALYTFMVVVPLSGYFYSNTAGREVALFGIPMPTLFGENKALADAAGEAHGWIAYLFASLIAVHLLAQRKYILGAWKRLSRRMTAGA, from the coding sequence ATGGCGGCAAGCAGGAGTGCGGCGCGCAACTGGCTGTGGGTGGTGCACTGGGTGATGGCAATTTCGTTTGTAATTTTGTTTGCCACCGGCATGATCATGACCGAACTGCCCCGGGAGGTGGCCTACCGGCCTTCTTTGTACAGTTTCCACAAGTCGATGGGCGTGCTGATTTTGTTTTTGGTGGGTGCGCGCATCCTGGTGATGATTCGTTCCCTTGCCCCGGCGCGGCCCAAAAACTGGTTGCCGGTGGCGGCTTTGCATACCGCTCTCTACACGTTCATGGTGGTGGTGCCTTTGAGCGGCTATTTCTACTCGAACACCGCCGGTCGGGAAGTGGCGCTGTTCGGTATCCCGATGCCGACGCTGTTTGGAGAAAACAAAGCCCTCGCGGATGCGGCCGGGGAGGCGCACGGCTGGATCGCCTACCTCTTTGCAAGCTTGATTGCCGTACACTTGCTTGCCCAGCGCAAGTACATTCTGGGTGCGTGGAAGCGCCTGAGCAGGCGCATGACTGCCGGTGCCTGA
- a CDS encoding HEAT repeat domain-containing protein: protein MSTTEKMAVERALAEFDRVGAPAALLTIVRTLATSADPRAADPLLRALTFNDAAFHDIAIEGLTAIGEPAVEPLLASLDGMDYGARYRALRALVAIGDPRARPAYEYWLGADIIPGVRCICVKGLARFPDTEALLLKALEDKVWVVRYYAIQMLCERGLTPQTRAALATLAADPERVVRLKLAQVFARADAPV, encoded by the coding sequence ATGAGCACCACCGAAAAGATGGCCGTCGAGCGCGCCCTGGCGGAATTTGACCGGGTGGGCGCTCCAGCCGCACTGCTCACCATCGTGCGCACCCTTGCCACCTCAGCCGATCCGCGTGCGGCCGATCCGCTGCTTCGGGCGCTGACCTTTAACGACGCCGCTTTCCACGACATCGCCATCGAAGGACTCACAGCCATCGGTGAACCGGCGGTGGAGCCGCTATTAGCCAGCCTGGACGGCATGGATTATGGGGCGCGCTACCGGGCATTGCGCGCCCTGGTGGCGATTGGCGATCCGCGCGCCAGACCCGCTTACGAATACTGGCTCGGGGCCGATATCATTCCCGGCGTGCGCTGCATCTGTGTGAAGGGTCTGGCGCGTTTTCCCGATACCGAGGCGCTGCTGCTTAAGGCCCTCGAAGACAAAGTCTGGGTGGTGCGCTACTACGCGATTCAGATGCTCTGCGAGCGGGGACTCACCCCTCAAACCCGCGCCGCTCTGGCCACCCTGGCTGCCGATCCGGAGCGGGTGGTGCGCCTGAAGCTTGCCCAGGTGTTCGCCCGGGCGGATGCCCCCGTTTGA
- a CDS encoding HEAT repeat domain-containing protein, whose product MSLITPDTTMTVEEAVEQLRGEDLSQRYYAAWYLGYLEDPRAVEALVAALADESDRTEMGGYPLRRKAAESLGRIGEARAVPGLIEMLGCEDYYVREAAAWSLARIGDALAVEPLVALLGQGGSQPYEAIIEALGDLRVHRAVSLIEPFLQERSERVRYAAARSLFQLTGDVALIDMLLGGLASADSHIRRAALFDLADTGYLPAAAKIVHADVTATLKLLALKQLADVQSGDEPAAAVLPFIDSIL is encoded by the coding sequence ATGTCGCTCATTACACCGGACACCACGATGACGGTCGAGGAGGCCGTCGAGCAGTTGCGCGGGGAAGATCTCAGCCAGCGCTACTATGCGGCCTGGTACCTGGGCTACCTCGAGGACCCGCGCGCGGTAGAAGCGCTCGTCGCCGCCCTCGCCGACGAATCGGACCGCACGGAGATGGGCGGCTATCCGCTCAGGCGCAAGGCGGCCGAATCGTTGGGCCGCATCGGCGAGGCGCGGGCGGTGCCGGGGCTGATCGAGATGCTCGGGTGCGAAGATTACTACGTGCGCGAAGCTGCCGCCTGGTCTCTGGCGCGCATCGGAGACGCGCTGGCGGTGGAGCCGCTGGTGGCGTTGCTCGGCCAGGGCGGTTCTCAGCCCTACGAAGCGATCATCGAGGCGCTCGGGGATCTGCGCGTCCACCGGGCAGTGTCGCTCATCGAGCCTTTTTTGCAGGAGCGCTCCGAGCGGGTGCGTTACGCCGCCGCCCGTTCGCTCTTTCAGCTGACTGGAGACGTGGCGCTGATTGACATGCTGCTCGGAGGACTGGCAAGCGCCGATTCGCACATCCGCCGGGCGGCCCTGTTCGATCTGGCCGATACGGGCTATCTGCCCGCCGCCGCCAAGATCGTGCACGCCGATGTGACGGCAACGTTGAAATTGCTCGCCCTCAAGCAACTGGCCGACGTGCAGAGTGGCGATGAACCGGCGGCCGCCGTTCTGCCCTTTATCGATTCGATTCTCTAA
- a CDS encoding phycobilisome linker polypeptide encodes MYNNVTANTEWGRKVFKITVAQFPDADGLDTNNLSQSNYFVTVPLARLLPEMQLIKNKGGKVLSVEPVVS; translated from the coding sequence ATGTACAACAACGTCACAGCCAACACCGAGTGGGGACGCAAGGTCTTCAAGATCACCGTTGCCCAGTTTCCCGACGCCGACGGGCTCGACACCAACAACCTCAGCCAGAGCAATTACTTTGTGACCGTGCCGCTCGCCCGGTTGCTGCCCGAGATGCAGCTCATCAAAAATAAAGGCGGCAAGGTGCTCTCGGTCGAACCGGTGGTCTCCTAA
- a CDS encoding phycobilisome linker polypeptide, with product MSGMVTTGVAALSDYDNRTVVIEVTGMRQDRMRRSNTTFKVPHARMSQTMQLINRMGGKVVGVTLPGGNGGEAETP from the coding sequence ATGTCAGGCATGGTTACCACCGGTGTCGCTGCACTGAGCGACTACGACAACCGCACCGTGGTCATCGAGGTGACCGGGATGCGCCAGGACCGCATGCGCCGCAGCAACACGACTTTTAAAGTCCCCCACGCGCGCATGTCCCAGACGATGCAGCTCATCAACCGCATGGGCGGCAAAGTCGTGGGGGTCACCTTGCCGGGCGGCAACGGCGGCGAGGCTGAGACCCCCTAG
- a CDS encoding phycobilisome rod-core linker polypeptide, which yields MSLWATEQATVELLPNTTEDDLQTVVRAVYKQVLGNEHLMESERLTAAESLLRNGDITVRQFVSLVAKSDLYRALFFETTSQYRFIELNFKHLLGRAPVDQTEISEHVRLYSESGYDAEIDSYIDSDEYIENFGDNVVPYPRAVRTQVGLKNVGFNRMFALMRGAASSDGDNRARLITSLAANMSPPIKAPARSGAGSYSNTAKRFRISVAKANAGPRVRYSNIEYVVSYDKMTQQVQNIHKAGGRIVAISEVA from the coding sequence ATGTCCCTTTGGGCCACCGAACAAGCCACCGTCGAACTATTGCCGAACACCACCGAAGACGATTTGCAGACGGTCGTGCGCGCGGTCTACAAGCAAGTGCTGGGCAACGAACACCTGATGGAGAGCGAGCGGCTCACCGCGGCCGAATCGCTGTTGCGCAACGGCGACATCACGGTACGCCAGTTTGTGAGCCTGGTCGCCAAGTCCGACCTCTACCGGGCGCTGTTTTTTGAAACCACTTCCCAGTACCGCTTTATCGAACTGAACTTCAAACACCTTCTGGGCCGCGCTCCGGTCGATCAGACCGAGATCTCCGAGCACGTGCGCCTCTACAGCGAGAGCGGCTACGACGCGGAGATCGACAGTTACATCGACAGCGACGAGTACATCGAAAATTTTGGCGACAACGTCGTGCCGTACCCGCGGGCGGTGCGCACCCAGGTGGGCCTCAAGAACGTCGGCTTCAACCGCATGTTCGCCCTGATGCGCGGGGCTGCGAGCAGCGACGGCGACAACCGCGCGCGGTTGATTACTTCGCTTGCGGCCAACATGTCCCCGCCCATCAAAGCGCCCGCCCGCAGTGGGGCCGGTTCCTACAGCAACACCGCCAAGCGCTTCCGAATCTCCGTAGCCAAGGCGAACGCCGGCCCGCGCGTGCGCTACAGCAACATCGAGTACGTGGTCAGCTACGACAAGATGACCCAGCAGGTGCAGAATATTCACAAAGCCGGCGGCCGGATCGTCGCCATCAGCGAAGTCGCCTGA